From Desulfovibrio desulfuricans, a single genomic window includes:
- the trxB gene encoding thioredoxin-disulfide reductase: MKEYDAVVIGSGPAGITAAMYLARSGCSVLMPEQLAAGGQILQTEAMENYPGFPKGIKGYELADLFEAHLTGLDVDRKAASVESVTGSAGRFAVRAGGVDYIGKTVIVCSGAHHKPLGLEGEDRLRGHGVSYCAICDGNFFRNQTVAVVGGGNSALEESLYLAKIVGKLYLIHRRDEFRGHKIYQDKLDAYGDKIEILRSSVVSRLHGENELTGLTVKELKTGEERHLPVDGLFVYVGYEPSTGFLPAEVVRDAQGFIITDTEMRTSIPGVFAAGDIRSKLCRQVITAAGDGATAAQAAFVFLEQLHA; the protein is encoded by the coding sequence ATGAAAGAATATGATGCCGTAGTCATAGGCAGCGGCCCCGCTGGCATTACGGCAGCAATGTATCTGGCCCGCTCCGGTTGCTCGGTGCTTATGCCCGAGCAACTGGCAGCGGGGGGTCAGATTCTGCAAACTGAGGCCATGGAAAACTATCCCGGTTTTCCCAAGGGCATCAAGGGTTACGAGCTGGCGGATCTTTTTGAAGCGCACCTGACCGGCCTTGATGTTGACCGGAAAGCTGCCTCTGTTGAATCCGTAACCGGTTCGGCTGGGCGTTTTGCTGTGCGCGCTGGCGGCGTGGATTACATCGGCAAGACGGTCATTGTCTGTTCCGGAGCGCACCACAAGCCGCTTGGGCTTGAGGGCGAAGATCGGCTGCGCGGCCATGGCGTTTCCTATTGCGCCATCTGCGACGGCAATTTCTTTCGCAATCAGACCGTGGCGGTTGTAGGCGGTGGTAATTCGGCGTTGGAAGAGTCGCTTTATCTTGCAAAGATTGTGGGAAAGCTCTATCTTATCCATCGCCGCGATGAATTCCGCGGGCACAAGATTTATCAGGATAAGCTTGACGCCTATGGCGACAAGATCGAGATCCTGCGCAGCAGCGTTGTGAGCCGTTTGCACGGTGAAAACGAGCTGACAGGTCTGACGGTTAAGGAACTGAAGACCGGAGAGGAACGCCATTTGCCCGTAGACGGGCTTTTCGTCTACGTGGGATATGAACCCTCCACCGGCTTTTTGCCCGCAGAGGTCGTACGTGACGCACAAGGTTTCATTATCACCGATACGGAAATGCGTACCAGCATTCCGGGCGTTTTTGCCGCCGGTGATATTCGCTCCAAACTTTGTCGTCAGGTAATCACTGCCGCCGGTGACGGCGCAACTGCCGCGCAGGCGGCGTTTGTATTTTTGGAACAGCTCCATGCATAA
- the efp gene encoding elongation factor P, with product MYSTTDFRKGLKIEVEGTPYEIVDFQHFKPGKGGAMVRTKLRNILTGRMQDITFRSGEKVNKPDLETRDMQFLYRQDDDLIFMDMTTYEQLQMHITTTDGKEGFLKDGQECRVLLYKGSPLDIDIPLSLVLAVVETEPGAKGDTVSNVTKAAKLETGISVQVPIFVNEGDRIKVDTRTKEYLGRE from the coding sequence ATGTATTCTACCACAGACTTTCGCAAGGGTCTGAAGATCGAAGTCGAAGGCACCCCTTACGAAATCGTTGATTTTCAGCATTTCAAGCCCGGCAAGGGTGGCGCTATGGTTCGTACCAAGCTGCGCAACATCCTTACTGGCCGCATGCAGGATATAACCTTCCGCTCCGGCGAAAAGGTCAACAAGCCCGATCTGGAAACCCGCGACATGCAGTTTCTGTATCGTCAGGACGACGACCTTATCTTCATGGATATGACCACCTACGAACAGCTCCAGATGCACATCACCACCACTGATGGCAAGGAAGGCTTTCTCAAGGACGGTCAGGAATGCCGCGTGCTGCTGTACAAGGGCAGCCCCCTTGATATCGACATCCCGCTGAGCCTCGTGCTTGCGGTTGTTGAAACCGAGCCCGGCGCCAAGGGTGACACTGTCAGCAACGTCACCAAGGCTGCCAAGCTTGAAACCGGTATTTCGGTTCAGGTGCCCATTTTTGTCAACGAAGGCGATCGCATCAAGGTTGACACGCGCACCAAGGAATACCTGGGCCGGGAATGA
- the fbp gene encoding class 1 fructose-bisphosphatase — protein MADITVTEHLLLHQKRSPQATGQFTGLLYDLILSGKSISRRIAKAGLLDILGGTGEVNVQGEDVQKMDSIANRILLYRMERCGALCAMGSEEEAELVRVSKDFPRGDYILIFDPLDGSTNIDVNINVGTIFSILRRPEGHAGEVTLDEVLQPGIKQVAAGYILYGPSTMLVLSTGQGVHGFTLDPGVGEFLLSHPDMRIPEQGHIYSVNEGNWKKWDAPARDAVNWFHGCETSDGKPYSSRYVGALVADFHRTLINGGIYMYPPDANKPNGKLRLMCEANPLAFLAEQAGGKASDGHGRILERVPDKLHARTPLYIGSKLDVEAVEKIYARHAGR, from the coding sequence ATGGCTGACATCACGGTTACGGAACACCTGCTGCTGCATCAAAAGCGTAGCCCCCAGGCAACGGGCCAGTTTACTGGTCTTCTGTACGACCTGATCCTTTCGGGAAAAAGCATTTCCCGTCGTATCGCCAAGGCTGGCCTGCTTGATATTCTCGGCGGCACGGGCGAAGTGAATGTGCAGGGTGAAGATGTGCAGAAGATGGATTCCATCGCCAACCGCATCCTGCTGTATCGCATGGAGCGTTGCGGCGCTCTCTGCGCAATGGGGTCGGAAGAAGAAGCTGAACTTGTACGCGTGAGCAAGGATTTTCCGCGCGGAGACTATATTCTTATATTTGATCCTCTTGACGGCTCGACAAATATTGATGTGAACATCAATGTCGGCACCATATTTTCCATTCTGCGCAGGCCCGAAGGCCATGCCGGCGAGGTTACGCTGGATGAAGTGCTGCAACCCGGCATCAAGCAGGTAGCCGCTGGGTATATTCTGTATGGCCCTTCCACCATGCTGGTTCTCAGCACAGGGCAGGGCGTGCACGGTTTTACTCTTGATCCTGGTGTGGGCGAATTTTTGCTGTCTCACCCTGATATGCGCATTCCCGAGCAGGGCCATATTTATTCGGTCAACGAAGGCAACTGGAAGAAATGGGATGCGCCAGCCCGTGATGCCGTCAACTGGTTCCACGGTTGCGAAACTTCGGACGGCAAGCCCTATTCTTCGCGTTATGTTGGCGCGCTGGTGGCTGACTTTCACCGCACGCTCATCAACGGCGGTATCTACATGTACCCGCCCGATGCCAACAAGCCCAATGGCAAGTTGCGTCTGATGTGCGAGGCCAACCCTCTGGCTTTTCTTGCAGAACAGGCTGGCGGCAAGGCGAGCGACGGGCATGGCCGCATACTTGAGAGGGTGCCGGACAAGCTCCATGCGCGCACCCCCCTGTACATCGGCTCGAAGCTGGATGTTGAGGCTGTGGAAAAAATCTACGCCCGTCACGCGGGCAGATAG
- a CDS encoding outer membrane protein assembly factor BamD, whose amino-acid sequence MHKKLLRSILLVISMFAVSGCGIIDMIYLPPAEDTAQEVFEAANDAMSEKNYVRAVELYNKLRDTYPFSPYTVDAELSLADAYFLDEEYELAAETYKDFESLHPRHEAIPYVLYQTGMSLMKQFRSIDRATTELKEAYDYFDRLRQTFPDSPYSKSAEEHMRTCRQLMAEHELYIADVFWHMKKYGPAWHRYEYIMKNFKDVPEVADHAKEKSLAAYHNYREAQSQEVREKREGSWKRWFTWL is encoded by the coding sequence ATGCATAAAAAACTGCTTCGCTCCATTTTGCTTGTCATAAGCATGTTTGCGGTTTCCGGTTGCGGCATCATTGATATGATCTATCTGCCGCCGGCGGAAGACACCGCCCAGGAGGTTTTTGAAGCCGCCAACGACGCCATGAGTGAGAAAAACTACGTGCGCGCCGTGGAGCTGTACAACAAACTTCGCGATACGTATCCCTTCAGCCCGTACACGGTTGATGCGGAACTGTCGCTTGCAGATGCCTACTTCCTTGACGAGGAATATGAGCTTGCTGCCGAAACCTACAAGGATTTCGAGTCGCTGCATCCTCGCCACGAAGCTATTCCCTATGTTCTGTACCAGACAGGCATGTCGCTCATGAAGCAGTTCCGCTCCATCGACAGGGCCACCACAGAACTCAAGGAAGCTTACGACTACTTTGACCGCTTGCGCCAGACCTTCCCCGACTCTCCCTATTCCAAGAGCGCGGAAGAACACATGCGCACGTGCCGTCAGCTCATGGCAGAACACGAACTGTATATTGCCGACGTGTTCTGGCACATGAAAAAGTACGGCCCGGCCTGGCATCGTTATGAATACATTATGAAAAACTTCAAGGATGTGCCTGAAGTTGCCGATCATGCCAAGGAAAAGAGCCTCGCTGCTTATCACAATTACCGTGAAGCGCAGTCGCAGGAAGTTCGCGAAAAGCGTGAAGGCAGCTGGAAGCGGTGGTTTACTTGGCTGTAA
- a CDS encoding acyl-CoA thioesterase, with the protein MARINIYTQQITVGQDDIDMQHRVSNLRYVAWMQDVAVAHSAVCGWPMERYDSIGQGWVVRQHTITYKRPAFLGDVITAATWIASYASRRSLRRYAFWNAKEKALLAEAETQWVFIDMTSGKPVSVPDELQDSFPIVDEDAPGVFRRLCV; encoded by the coding sequence ATGGCCCGGATCAACATATATACGCAGCAGATCACGGTTGGGCAGGATGATATCGACATGCAGCACCGCGTCAGCAACCTGCGCTATGTGGCCTGGATGCAGGATGTGGCTGTTGCGCATTCCGCCGTTTGCGGCTGGCCTATGGAGAGGTACGACAGCATTGGCCAGGGCTGGGTGGTGCGCCAGCACACCATCACTTACAAGCGCCCGGCCTTTCTGGGTGATGTGATTACAGCCGCCACATGGATTGCATCCTACGCTTCGCGCCGCAGCCTGCGCCGCTATGCCTTCTGGAATGCAAAGGAAAAAGCCCTCCTTGCCGAGGCGGAAACCCAGTGGGTCTTCATTGATATGACCAGCGGCAAACCTGTCAGTGTGCCGGACGAGCTGCAGGATTCTTTTCCCATAGTAGACGAAGACGCGCCGGGCGTTTTCCGGCGCTTGTGCGTGTAG
- the hybD gene encoding HyaD/HybD family hydrogenase maturation endopeptidase, protein MEQIVILGLGNILYGDEGVGVLLAQRLYAHWDFPENVEVVDGGTQGQTLLTFVERADKLLVLDAVDFGLEPGELVLRDNVPAYLTAQKIGPHQNSFSEVMGLAALRGTAPEHCALIGVQPAAMTLAAPLSTPVSESFEAAQSMALDVLRQWGIDPQLRAQPRHLSAAVLDSLVQGCV, encoded by the coding sequence ATGGAACAGATCGTCATTCTTGGTCTTGGCAATATTCTGTACGGCGATGAAGGCGTTGGCGTACTTTTGGCGCAACGGCTTTACGCCCATTGGGATTTTCCTGAAAACGTGGAAGTTGTGGACGGCGGCACCCAGGGGCAGACCTTGCTGACCTTTGTGGAACGGGCCGACAAACTGCTGGTGCTGGATGCGGTTGATTTTGGGCTGGAACCGGGCGAGCTGGTGCTGCGCGACAACGTGCCGGCATACCTGACAGCGCAAAAGATCGGCCCGCACCAGAACAGCTTTTCGGAAGTGATGGGCCTTGCCGCCCTGCGCGGCACAGCCCCGGAGCACTGCGCCCTCATTGGCGTGCAACCGGCGGCCATGACGCTGGCAGCTCCTCTGTCCACTCCGGTCAGCGAAAGTTTTGAAGCAGCCCAAAGCATGGCGCTGGATGTACTGCGGCAATGGGGCATTGACCCTCAGTTGCGGGCGCAGCCGCGCCACCTTTCCGCAGCGGTGCTCGACAGTCTTGTTCAGGGTTGCGTGTAG
- the yihA gene encoding ribosome biogenesis GTP-binding protein YihA/YsxC: protein MNPVLTLETTAYTLEQLISLPEAQIALAGRSNVGKSSLINALAGRKKLAKVSSTPGKTRSVNYYRVTPHDFYLVDLPGYGYARASHTEREKWARLLERYLVECASLKALALLLDSRLEPQKLDKNLASFARTNGLNIVPVLTKADKCSQRERANRQNEWQELLGTRPIVTSSSNRYGIDNLWRALVETAVPQRVTPDTLNAADAEAESQSGTTPEQEPQEQA, encoded by the coding sequence ATGAATCCCGTTCTTACTCTTGAAACTACAGCCTATACTCTTGAGCAGCTCATATCACTGCCCGAGGCGCAGATAGCCCTTGCGGGGCGCTCCAATGTGGGTAAATCGTCGCTTATCAACGCGCTGGCTGGCCGCAAAAAACTGGCAAAAGTCAGCTCCACCCCCGGCAAAACCCGCTCGGTGAATTATTACCGCGTGACACCCCATGACTTTTATCTCGTTGACCTGCCGGGCTACGGCTATGCCCGCGCAAGCCATACAGAACGCGAAAAATGGGCGCGCCTGCTTGAACGGTACCTTGTGGAATGCGCAAGCCTCAAGGCCTTGGCCCTGCTGCTCGACAGCCGCCTTGAACCCCAGAAGCTCGACAAAAATCTGGCTTCCTTTGCCCGTACCAACGGCCTGAATATTGTGCCCGTGCTGACCAAGGCAGACAAGTGCAGCCAGCGTGAGCGCGCTAACCGCCAGAATGAATGGCAGGAGCTGCTCGGCACCCGCCCCATCGTCACGTCTTCCAGCAACCGTTACGGCATTGATAACCTCTGGCGCGCGCTCGTTGAAACAGCGGTTCCCCAGCGCGTTACTCCCGACACGCTCAATGCCGCTGACGCGGAAGCTGAGTCACAGAGCGGCACTACTCCTGAGCAGGAGCCGCAGGAGCAGGCTTAA
- a CDS encoding cation diffusion facilitator family transporter yields MNVMDNGASEKSRAAMLSLLAALGLTSIKLAVGLYTNSLGILSEALHSGLDLLAAALTLAAVRISAKPADSRHPYGHGKAENLSALAQTVLLFATCAWVVYEGVQRLASGSSPVVPSLWGVGVMAISMAVDINRVRVLRRVAKNFNSQALEADALHFSTDILSSAVVLVGVLAVWLAQALQLPAPISRVLSQADTVAALLVAAIIFRASMHMASDAVNMLMDSASSQASEAIVVAVRKIAGISEVRRVRVRTSGPQSFVDLTVGVAPGLKVSDGHRFAHEAEEAVAGVLPGADVTVHVEPRKSCRIDENNPFALVQVAASEHGLAVHDVHILSADSTCHIELHVELPGQMPFDRAYARVKAFEDTLREALPGVEIVSHMEPKAPSAALEPGASVSVPFSEMAWREIKAAVENEPLAAMPHKFSTYVLPEQGVCISFHCNVSVGLSVEEAHNVCTRLEKRIRAAVPQLGRLSIHMEPAVVSNTPAA; encoded by the coding sequence ATGAACGTTATGGATAACGGCGCCAGCGAAAAAAGTCGCGCAGCCATGTTGTCGCTGCTCGCGGCATTGGGGCTTACCAGCATCAAGCTTGCGGTCGGCTTGTATACCAACAGCCTTGGCATATTGTCTGAAGCCTTGCACAGCGGGCTTGATCTGCTGGCGGCAGCGCTCACCCTTGCTGCGGTGAGAATTTCAGCCAAGCCTGCTGATTCTCGGCATCCTTACGGGCATGGCAAGGCCGAAAACCTCTCGGCTCTTGCACAGACGGTGCTTTTGTTCGCTACCTGCGCGTGGGTTGTTTATGAGGGCGTTCAGCGCCTCGCTTCAGGCTCAAGTCCTGTTGTGCCTTCGCTCTGGGGTGTTGGCGTCATGGCTATTTCCATGGCTGTTGACATCAACCGGGTACGCGTTTTGCGGCGGGTGGCCAAAAATTTCAACAGTCAGGCTCTAGAGGCTGATGCCCTGCATTTTTCCACAGATATTCTTTCTTCTGCCGTGGTGCTTGTGGGCGTGCTGGCTGTATGGCTTGCGCAGGCCCTGCAACTGCCTGCGCCCATAAGCCGCGTGCTTTCGCAGGCAGATACGGTGGCGGCCCTGCTAGTGGCTGCGATTATTTTTCGGGCGAGCATGCATATGGCCTCGGATGCCGTGAATATGCTGATGGATTCTGCTTCATCACAGGCGAGCGAAGCCATTGTGGTAGCCGTGCGAAAGATCGCGGGCATTTCCGAGGTCAGGCGGGTGCGTGTGCGCACCAGTGGACCCCAGAGTTTTGTGGATTTGACTGTGGGCGTAGCGCCGGGCTTGAAGGTCAGCGATGGGCACCGCTTCGCGCATGAGGCTGAGGAAGCCGTTGCAGGCGTTCTGCCCGGTGCGGACGTGACCGTGCACGTTGAACCCCGCAAATCGTGCCGCATTGATGAAAACAACCCCTTTGCCCTGGTGCAGGTTGCCGCATCTGAGCATGGCCTTGCGGTTCATGACGTGCATATCTTGAGCGCTGACAGCACCTGCCATATTGAGCTGCACGTTGAGCTGCCGGGACAGATGCCCTTTGACCGGGCGTACGCGCGGGTCAAGGCTTTTGAGGACACGCTGCGGGAGGCCTTGCCGGGTGTTGAAATTGTCAGCCACATGGAACCCAAGGCCCCAAGCGCTGCGCTGGAGCCGGGCGCTTCGGTTTCTGTGCCTTTTTCAGAGATGGCCTGGCGTGAAATCAAGGCCGCGGTGGAAAATGAGCCTCTGGCGGCCATGCCGCACAAGTTTTCTACCTATGTGCTGCCGGAGCAGGGGGTCTGCATTTCATTCCACTGTAATGTGAGTGTGGGGCTGTCTGTGGAAGAGGCGCACAACGTCTGCACGCGCCTTGAAAAGCGCATTCGTGCCGCTGTGCCTCAACTGGGGCGTCTGAGCATCCACATGGAACCGGCGGTTGTGTCAAATACCCCAGCGGCATAA
- the trxA gene encoding thioredoxin, producing the protein MAEQVTDATFESVVLKSDLPVLLDFWAPWCGPCRAVGPIIDELATEYDGKVRVVKMNVDENPATPTKFGIRAIPTLVLFKKGETVEQITGAVTKAALKDLIDTKALA; encoded by the coding sequence ATGGCTGAACAGGTCACTGACGCCACCTTTGAAAGCGTTGTGCTCAAGTCCGATCTTCCGGTTCTGCTCGATTTTTGGGCTCCCTGGTGCGGTCCTTGCCGCGCTGTTGGCCCCATCATTGACGAACTGGCCACTGAGTATGACGGCAAGGTGCGTGTCGTAAAAATGAACGTGGACGAAAATCCGGCCACGCCCACCAAGTTTGGCATCCGCGCTATCCCGACTCTTGTCCTTTTCAAAAAGGGTGAAACGGTAGAGCAGATCACAGGTGCTGTGACCAAGGCTGCCCTGAAAGACCTTATCGATACAAAGGCTCTGGCATGA
- the tsaD gene encoding tRNA (adenosine(37)-N6)-threonylcarbamoyltransferase complex transferase subunit TsaD, whose protein sequence is MLCLGIESSCDETALALVEDGRLVDAVLASQADVHALFGGVVPELASREHYRFVGALFDELMRRSGKTNSDIDLVAAARGPGLLGSLLVGVAFAKGLALGLGKPFLGVNHLHAHLLAVGLEQELHFPALGLLVSGGHTHIYRLESPWDCRLLGRTLDDAAGEAFDKVGKFLGLAYPGGKLMDALARAGHATPAMFPRPYLDNDNLDFSFSGLKTAATGLAAHQLAGQEWPRPLTDIAHAPQALKDYCASFNLAVVDTLCAKMARALDRNPGVTTLLMAGGVACNSLLRERIEQLMQGRGGQAYIPGPLLCTDNAAMIAHAGWLLGARGFSHDLRMETIPRGKIIPDDMLCSLC, encoded by the coding sequence ATGTTGTGTTTGGGAATTGAAAGTTCTTGCGACGAAACCGCATTGGCGCTGGTTGAAGACGGGCGTCTTGTGGATGCCGTGCTTGCAAGCCAAGCCGATGTGCATGCCCTGTTTGGCGGTGTGGTGCCGGAACTGGCATCGCGCGAGCATTACCGCTTTGTGGGCGCGCTGTTTGACGAACTGATGCGGCGCAGCGGCAAGACCAATTCTGATATTGATCTTGTGGCAGCGGCGCGTGGCCCAGGGTTGCTTGGCAGTCTGCTGGTGGGCGTTGCCTTTGCCAAAGGCTTGGCTCTTGGTCTTGGCAAACCCTTTCTTGGGGTTAACCATCTGCATGCGCACCTTCTGGCAGTAGGGCTGGAGCAGGAATTGCATTTTCCGGCCCTTGGTCTGCTGGTGTCGGGCGGGCATACGCACATCTACAGGCTTGAATCGCCCTGGGATTGCCGCCTCCTTGGGCGCACCCTTGATGACGCTGCTGGTGAAGCGTTTGACAAGGTTGGCAAATTTCTGGGTCTGGCTTATCCTGGCGGCAAGCTTATGGATGCTCTGGCCAGGGCAGGGCACGCCACTCCAGCCATGTTTCCCCGGCCTTATCTTGATAATGACAATCTGGATTTCAGCTTCAGCGGCCTCAAAACAGCCGCCACCGGGCTTGCCGCGCATCAGTTGGCGGGGCAGGAATGGCCTCGTCCGCTTACAGACATTGCCCATGCGCCGCAAGCGCTCAAGGATTATTGCGCTTCATTCAACCTGGCTGTTGTGGATACCTTGTGCGCCAAGATGGCTCGGGCGCTTGACCGCAACCCCGGTGTTACAACACTGCTGATGGCGGGTGGGGTTGCCTGCAATTCACTGCTGCGTGAACGAATTGAACAGCTCATGCAAGGCAGGGGAGGCCAGGCTTATATTCCCGGCCCCCTGTTGTGTACCGATAATGCTGCAATGATTGCCCATGCTGGCTGGCTCTTGGGCGCAAGGGGTTTCAGCCATGATCTGCGTATGGAGACCATACCCCGCGGCAAAATCATACCCGATGACATGTTGTGCAGCTTGTGCTGA
- the lolA gene encoding outer membrane lipoprotein chaperone LolA: MRINGMLALAAGLVLLVASAAQAADIAATIQARYEKLRTFSATFEQTLTHKESGSVEKRQGNLLFQKPLLIRWQTDKPHEETLVVTHKEIWDYLADEEIAYRYPLELVRDSRTIIQVITGQAALTKDFDVKEAGQENGLAKLHLYPKEPAPQMVEALLWVEPSTGYIRRASIIDFYGNSNDVHFTQFKPDTSLKESDFTFTAPKGVEVEDRIDRKVQEKELFK; encoded by the coding sequence ATGCGCATAAATGGCATGCTGGCCCTGGCAGCCGGGCTTGTTCTTCTTGTGGCTTCTGCCGCGCAGGCTGCGGATATAGCGGCGACCATCCAGGCGCGGTATGAAAAGCTGCGCACGTTTTCCGCCACGTTTGAGCAAACGCTGACCCACAAGGAAAGCGGCTCGGTGGAGAAACGGCAGGGCAACCTGCTGTTCCAGAAGCCCCTGCTCATCCGCTGGCAGACAGATAAACCCCATGAAGAAACCCTTGTGGTCACGCATAAGGAAATTTGGGATTATCTTGCGGATGAAGAAATTGCCTACCGCTACCCTCTGGAACTTGTGCGCGATTCGCGCACCATCATTCAGGTCATCACCGGGCAAGCCGCGCTGACCAAGGATTTTGACGTCAAGGAAGCCGGGCAGGAAAACGGCCTCGCCAAGCTGCACCTTTACCCCAAGGAACCAGCCCCGCAGATGGTTGAGGCGCTTCTGTGGGTCGAGCCTTCCACCGGCTATATCCGCAGGGCCAGCATCATTGACTTTTACGGCAATTCCAACGACGTGCACTTTACGCAGTTCAAGCCCGACACCTCGTTGAAGGAATCTGACTTCACCTTTACCGCGCCCAAGGGCGTTGAGGTTGAAGACCGCATTGACCGCAAGGTGCAGGAAAAGGAACTCTTTAAATAA
- a CDS encoding FtsB family cell division protein translates to MFWRTFILVVLGLVNVVFFARMVWGPTGLIEYRELKHQYAELEKQIAGLDAENLSLSREIRLLQSDSQYMEKVIRQRLHYIRDNEVLYLFGDMAKTGREQKP, encoded by the coding sequence ATGTTTTGGCGTACCTTCATTCTGGTTGTGCTGGGCCTGGTCAATGTGGTGTTTTTTGCCCGCATGGTCTGGGGGCCCACTGGCCTTATTGAATACCGTGAACTCAAGCACCAGTACGCCGAACTTGAAAAGCAGATTGCAGGCCTTGATGCGGAAAACCTCTCTCTGAGCCGTGAAATTCGCCTTTTGCAGTCCGACAGCCAGTATATGGAAAAAGTCATTCGTCAGCGCCTCCACTATATTCGCGATAATGAGGTGCTCTATCTTTTTGGCGATATGGCGAAAACGGGGCGGGAGCAGAAACCATGA
- a CDS encoding tetratricopeptide repeat protein: protein MTEKIEWYKEVLELEPNSKVFFPLARLLSEAGRTDEAVEILEQGLARHEEFLEARLFLIELLHTANRLEACEKQVGRLTKMFSTYAGFWQAWAACINAAGDAPDTAAVLRFLALNFSKGPVSLHEVINQGLASLSGAGAAAGAEASSQARSEAASPAAGPSVHEATFAAASTPARPAVTGDAAPVAEAAEQLVAAPVLATSTHDADAQLDADVHIDDVDAHEPIDFDPDLAMADDEALPAELEDGTPSMLARGADAYAAYAAPVTQSEAVVVDDADEGEERFSLRTRSMAEVLAEQGDIKGALDIYHELAAAAVHPEESADLRQRITTLTARLGNAQTVDPVQPAATAEHASGKDKLISMLEALAERVEARAHS from the coding sequence ATGACGGAAAAAATTGAATGGTATAAAGAAGTCCTGGAGCTTGAGCCCAATTCCAAGGTCTTTTTTCCTCTGGCACGTCTGCTTTCCGAAGCTGGTCGTACGGATGAAGCCGTTGAAATTCTGGAGCAGGGGCTTGCCCGGCACGAGGAATTTCTTGAAGCCAGGCTTTTTCTCATAGAGCTGCTGCACACCGCCAATCGGCTCGAAGCCTGCGAAAAGCAGGTGGGCAGGCTGACAAAAATGTTTTCTACCTATGCAGGCTTTTGGCAGGCATGGGCCGCCTGCATCAATGCTGCTGGCGATGCGCCTGATACTGCTGCCGTGCTGCGTTTTCTGGCCCTCAATTTTTCAAAGGGTCCGGTATCATTGCACGAAGTCATCAACCAGGGGCTGGCCTCCCTGTCTGGAGCTGGAGCCGCTGCTGGCGCTGAGGCCAGTTCGCAGGCGCGTTCCGAGGCCGCTAGCCCTGCTGCTGGCCCGTCCGTACATGAGGCGACATTTGCAGCAGCTTCAACGCCTGCACGCCCGGCGGTGACTGGGGACGCAGCGCCCGTGGCAGAAGCGGCTGAGCAACTCGTTGCCGCTCCCGTCCTGGCAACCTCCACGCATGACGCGGATGCCCAGCTTGATGCTGATGTTCACATTGATGACGTTGACGCTCACGAACCCATTGATTTTGATCCTGATCTTGCCATGGCGGACGATGAGGCGCTGCCAGCAGAATTGGAAGACGGCACTCCTTCCATGCTGGCTCGCGGAGCAGATGCGTATGCCGCATATGCTGCCCCGGTCACGCAGTCCGAAGCAGTTGTTGTAGACGATGCAGATGAAGGGGAGGAGCGTTTTTCGCTGCGTACCCGCTCTATGGCCGAAGTGCTGGCAGAACAGGGTGACATCAAGGGCGCACTTGATATTTACCATGAGCTTGCTGCCGCAGCGGTACATCCGGAAGAAAGCGCTGATTTGCGTCAGCGCATTACTACGTTGACTGCGCGACTGGGCAACGCCCAGACGGTAGATCCTGTCCAACCCGCTGCAACGGCAGAACATGCCAGCGGCAAGGACAAGCTGATAAGCATGCTTGAAGCTTTGGCTGAACGTGTCGAAGCCAGGGCGCACAGTTAA